The Dethiosulfovibrio peptidovorans DSM 11002 nucleotide sequence GAGAGGACACCTAGAGATGAGAAGGGCGACTACGATTTCGAGGCTTTAGAGGCTCTGGACCTCGAATTGTTGAATCAGCAGCTGAAATCCCTGATAGAGGGGGAGTCGGTACAGCTTCCTCGTTTCGATTTTCTCACCGGAACCCGTAAGGAAGGTCGTTGGTTGAAACTGGACGGGGACGACATCCTTATAATAGAGGGCATCCACGGATTGAACGACCAGGTTACCCAGTCCGTGCCTCGGGACAAGAAGTTTCGTATCTTCGTGTCTCCTCTGACAGGGGTAAGCCTCGATAGACAGAACAGGACAAGCACGACGGATAACCGTCTTTTCCGAAGGATGATAAGGGACCACAGGACCAGGGGGCATGGACCGGAAGCCACTCTCAAGAGGTGGCCGTCGGTCATAAGAGGGGCTCAGAAGTATATCTTTCCGTATCAGAAGCACTCGGACGTTATGTTCAACTCCGCCCTTCTTTACGAGTTGCCTGTGTTGAAAGGCTATCTGGAGCCGCTTTTACAGACGGTTCCCGAGGGGTCTCCCGTTTTCGGAGAGGCCAGGAGGCTGTTGTCCCTGCTGCGATTCGTCCCTCCTCTCCCGTCCGATACGGTTCCCAACGAATCCATCATAAGGGAGTTCATCGGCGGCAGTCTTTTCGAGGACTGAGGATGGGGCGAACCTTTGGCCTCCTGATCTGTCTCCTGACGGTCGTCTTTTCTTCTCGGTCATGGGCTTCCGATATCGATGGGCTCTCATATTGGAAGAGACTTGAGCCGTCTCTGTCGGCTTATATCCCCTGGGCATCGGAGGTCGTTCTCTCGGAGGACTGCGTTCCATCAGGTAGTGTTATGTGGATCTGCCACAAAGGGGCCCATCTTCTTTTCGGAGTGGACGAGAAGGCCAGGCGTCTTTTCGGATGCTGGCCCGTCGCGACCGGTAGAAACATCGGTCAAAAGCGTAAGGTCGGGGATATGAGGACTCCCGAAGGTCTTTTTCCCGTCCAGAGCGTTCACGATGCGTCTTACTGGCAGCCCTACAGGGATAAAAAGACCGGCGATACAGTAGGGTACGGGCCCTGGTTTATAAGGCTCAAGACTCCGCCATGGAGCGGGATAGGTATCCACGGTACCGACGAAGGACATCTATCGGAGATCGGTACCGACGCCAGCCACGGTTGCATAAGGATGAAGAACGAGGATCTGTTGAGGATAAAGGAAGTAGTCAGGCCGGGACAGAAGGTCCTGATCGTTCCCTGAGGGAGTGAGCCTATGGCTAAGGTTACTATGGCCGATGTCGCCAGAGAGACGCAGGTAAACAAGGCAACGGTTAGCAGAGCGCTTAAAGGCGATCCCAGAATATCCCTGGCTACAAGAGAAAAGGTCTGGGAAGCTGCAAAGAAACTCGGCTATCGGGTAGACACGGTTGCCAGAGGACTTTCCAGTCAGAGAACCGACGTTATCGGGGTGGTCCTGCGCGACCTGGGGGAAAGCTGGGTGGGATCCTTCCTCTCCGGAGTGGAGAGGGTTCTGGCCAGGCATCGTATGGAGATGCTGGTAAAAGAGGCCAACGATCTGGATGCCTCGTCCAGGTCCGCATATCAAAGGTTGTTGGATAGAAAGGTGGATGGCGTCATATGGGCATCGGATGCGCCTTTCCCCTCCGGCGAGGATGGCATTCCTTCCGTGATCGTCGGTAATGGGGAGGGCGATCCCTCCATGAGGGTCCTTCTGGACGAGGAGGCGATCTCCCGAAATGTCCTCTCTTTAGCCGAAGGACGTCCCATCTCCTATAGAGGCGGAGATCGTCCCTTTTTCCCTTTTCTGGAGGGGCTTTCCTCTATCGGAAAAGAGGCAGGGCTGGTCCTCTGGGATGGGACTCTTCCGTCTCTAGGTGACCTGGCTGAAGGGGGCCTGGTGTGTGGGGATCGCTCGATTTTGGCCTCTCTGATGGTTCCCCACCTGCCCTGGCCGGCTTTTGATATGGGGCATCTTTCCGCTAGAGGTCTTATAAATGTAGTAAGGGAAAAGGGAGTCAGACCTAAAGAGATAAAGGTATCGTCCGGCATCGTGGGGGTGGAGAGAAGCGATTTGGGATATTGAAAACCTA carries:
- a CDS encoding L,D-transpeptidase — translated: MGRTFGLLICLLTVVFSSRSWASDIDGLSYWKRLEPSLSAYIPWASEVVLSEDCVPSGSVMWICHKGAHLLFGVDEKARRLFGCWPVATGRNIGQKRKVGDMRTPEGLFPVQSVHDASYWQPYRDKKTGDTVGYGPWFIRLKTPPWSGIGIHGTDEGHLSEIGTDASHGCIRMKNEDLLRIKEVVRPGQKVLIVP
- a CDS encoding LacI family DNA-binding transcriptional regulator — translated: MAKVTMADVARETQVNKATVSRALKGDPRISLATREKVWEAAKKLGYRVDTVARGLSSQRTDVIGVVLRDLGESWVGSFLSGVERVLARHRMEMLVKEANDLDASSRSAYQRLLDRKVDGVIWASDAPFPSGEDGIPSVIVGNGEGDPSMRVLLDEEAISRNVLSLAEGRPISYRGGDRPFFPFLEGLSSIGKEAGLVLWDGTLPSLGDLAEGGLVCGDRSILASLMVPHLPWPAFDMGHLSARGLINVVREKGVRPKEIKVSSGIVGVERSDLGY